The genomic stretch CTCCTTTTTCACTATTGTTGTATGGAGCATTATTactgaaaagttttttttttgacaagtaatcgacaaattttattaaaagggtgaggcgcccctaagtacacaaggagtatataaaaagaaacacctaactgaaaaaagcaaaaaaaaaaaaaaaaaaaacagccccATTACACCCCAAAACCCCAAGGCAGGTTCCACCGGCTGATCCAACCGTTCACTTCAACCCTAAGAAACCTTCTAACCCTATCATAATTATAGCCAAGGTAAAACCCCACCCACTCGCCTATGTCCCCACCCTTGTTGAAGCCCCACctcacaaatctaatgtgcCTTGCCTTTTCCACAGCTTGCATTGCCTTTGGCATTGTAGTTTATGGAGCTCTCCAAATTGTTGAGCGCCTTGTAGCCTTTTATACCACGATTTGAGAGAGAAGCTAATTCCTCACGCtgaatttctttttcaatgGTTGTCGAAAGAGCCAAAGTTTGCTCCTCACGACCTCGCAAAAGATCCCCACAATAGGACATAAGTCCTTCACACAATGCAACGCCCAATTTGAGTAACCTGAATCTCCTAGCACAATAGGGGATCGCTACACAAAGGCCGATACAGGACTTCTCCAACCTCACCAAAACTAGAGAAGGGTCCATTTGCAAGACACAGCAATTTCTATCCCCATCTCCGCTTGTTGCTATTCCCCACCATAAGGGGAAGAAGCCCCTGCAGAAGACCTTGTAGTATTGTCACCAACGATACTAATAGGCCAACACCCCAACTCATTTGGCTCCATTGCCGAAATTAGCCCAAGGGAGACCTAAACAACCAGGACATCACTTGAAAGGTGCGGAAGGACTGCTGGCGTGCTTCCCGACTGGCTGATGACCAAAGCCTAATTGCTATGCGGAGTGCTGATCCAGCAAAATCTCTCCTGCAGAGGTGGGTGAGAGGAACCCATCCCCTACATCGTCGAAAACTGCGACAGCCACCCCGTATAGGGTTTCGGCGAGGCCACCGGCTTGCACCTAGGCTAGGTGGAGCTCCACCTTGTTGCCGAAAAACCCATACTCGTGACAAGAGGACCCGAATCACTCACAAAACCTAGAGCTGAATCCTTCTTCGAAGCCCCCTTGGCCTTGGACTtgagattattaaaaaaaaaaaaaaaaaaaatcatgggcTTAGGTGATTTCTGGAGGCGACCCCGATCTGCCAATGAGTTCAGGGAAGCCAAACCTACTGGCGAGAACACTGGCCTCGGCGATAGCTGGAACTGACCACCGGCGACATCTAACAGCTTCTTCGACCTAGCTTAAGCAGACCCATCATTCCGGAAAACACCAGACGTGCAGGACACTATAttaattagattttatttattctcaAATAGGAATTTATTTGAGGAAAATATTGTGCGAAAATATTCAATCAAGAGGCTTGTTTTAATTCATTCATAATTAAAGACTTATTTAACGAAATTATTGTATAAAGATTTTGTTGAAAGGCTTGTCTCTGGGATAGGTATTAGTTGGACATCTCCACCTGCTAGTCCCATAATCTGAGCctacaacaaaaaaattgtggaCTAACACTAGTCTATTTTATTGTGCACAAGTTCATAGTGTATCCAAATACatataataatgttttattataaCAGGcaataaattaatcattgaaATTTCATAATTGTAATACTTTATGTTATCATTCTTTTAGTTTGATATCTTGAATCGACATGAGAGTCCAACAACATTGCATTGCATTGCATTGCCAAAATCCATGTTGTATATTTGAAAGAGGTTGACCTCCTTGCGTTTCTCATATTACAATCCTCTTCTGGCTAAGTCCCCTTTCTTCTCGGTCCACAAAGACAAAACAATTTGAACCTAAGTCTATTCTCAACCATTGCTCCCTGGATAAAATTTGATGTAAATCCTGCCAGAGAATGCTTGGCTTACTTAAGAAAGCTGCTCTCTAGGGAGATTGTTGTGTGGGATTAGGGAGACGAGGTTTTGGACGGGGAGTATGAAGATTCCCAttaccctttggatttttttccCCCGACCCCCTCAATTGGGTGTTCGATTGTGATGAAGATGAGGAGCCAACCTTGGCGCGATTGGATGCCGTTAAAGAGAACTTTATTCGGAAAGTAAAGGTTGTGCGGCCTAAGCAAGAGGGAGCTGTTGAATTTAGAAAGTTCTCTTAACTATGGCGATGCAAAAGCGTCTTTTCAGCGAGGGAAAGGCAATGCTCACATGCGGTAGCGGAGTGTTCTTGTGGGTTTTGGGTGTGAGGGCTTTAGGTCCTTGTGGGCTTGTCGGGTTTCTTTGTTTAGTAGTTCCTGTGTTTTGGCGTCGTTGGGTTTTCGCGGGtgctttttcttgtttgtttgttgttttttttttttttttcttgctttttgtgtcctttttttATACTTCCTGTATGCTTGGGGGTGTTTACGTTTTTTTTAAAGCTTCTTTGATTAcctatcttaaaaaaaaaaaaaaggattcaaCTTCTCTATTTGTGCATTCCCCCCCTCCTTCCACAAAACACGTGACACATAAACCTAAAGGAAAAGAAGTTATTGAATTTCTAATGAGATACAATGGCCTCTCTGGTGGGTCTCGTTGGAAGTGACTTAATGATTATCTTGACCTCTGTTATTGTGTTATAATTGTTCATTATTAGCtatgatgatttttttgttcgtttttctttttctagttaggtgattgTTGTTATACTTCCTGtctacttaggggcgccttacgcttttaatgaaaataagggactattacttattaaaaaaaaaaaaaaaaaattaaaaaagatcaaaaaactGGTTGTCgtcatcatcatttttttttttaatgattatcATTATCTTCATAATCATGATTAAGTGTGTCTCATCGTTGAAATCATCATtcaagttcttgtatgtcttttgattttctatACAGTTTAGGATGAGCATTCAAGATGCTATCCACACTGCATGCTGAAAATATTACATTCTTCTTTGTTAGTTTCTTTTGTGTCATTTTTCTGGTAGTGAAACTCAGAATAAGGAGACATTGTGGGTTTGGTTATTaggaaattgaaattttgaaatccAGGTGAACGTCCTAATTTAAAGATTTAAGTCAATGAGACATGATAAAATGCCTCCATGTTTACTATTTTTGAATGTGTAGTCGACTTCTAATAGGGATATACCAGTAAACCGAATGTTTCATGGCATGCATTGATATAGGGTGTCCCATGCGTTTTGgcataaaattaaatatacttcagccctaaaatttttttgcgCCAAGGGCAGGTATTATGCTAGCTAAAAATGGTCCTAAAACCTGACTTGACCAATCTGAttttatttctctaaaattatGGAGACTTCTGCTGTTGATCTAGAAGACAGGTAAAGGGAAGTCATCAAGCTTGTACTTTGTGGAGAGACTTTGTTCATAACAGTTACGCACATTCCAAAATATAGATCGGgataccttttttatttttggatgtaGCTATCTTTTTTAAGAATGAAATAGTATTTCCTGGGAAGTATAGTCTATTAATATTCTGTTTATGTCTCATCCAATGGCGTTGATGCTTTTTAGTCCTCATATTTTATTCCATCAAACTGAATGGAGCGCTCAGCACGCCATATTTTCCCTTTGTCAGTGTGGTCTTACATTGAACTTTTAACATATTACTGAGCAATAATGCCACGTTTAATGGCATTGAGTTGTTTGTTCTTGAGCTAAATTCCTTGTTCAACTGGTTTTGGTAGCCCCTATCCATGATACCCGATGGGCTGGTCACTCAGGCCATCAATGGATGACGTTGATGACCTTCCTTTTAGGCtttgttgatttttattgaaACTTAGATTGTAATTCTTTTGGGGACTTCAATGGGTACTGCCTGCATATTTAGGTTTACTCTTTCTAATGAAACTATTATTAGTTATTAATTTGAACAGTAATTTCCATTAATTCATTGCTGGTCCACCTTTTAGTTGTTTTAGCTAGAATGTCTAGTGCACCTGACCTAAATTATTGTTCATATTTATTCTAACAGAAGAACTTTGTGCTTTTTCCAAGCTTGTTTGTGTTCTTAATctaaatatgaagaaatattaACTCCTTACTTACGCAACTTGGATTTTGTGTTCTTGATTTGAATGGATACTATTGAGTGCTAAATGTTCTATATTTTTCACAGGGTGGTGCTTTGAGATCTGAACGTTGGCAGTCAAATGTTGATCTTCTTTTGATCATGACAGCAACAAATTCTCTAGAAGGGGGATGGGTCAGCGAGGAGAAAAGCATTTTCCAGTTCAATGAACCTACTGCTATTTGGGTAGATTTTCAGCTTGCAGCATTACGAGCACTTTTGGCATCCCTTCTTTCCTCAGTTCGTGTCCGCCCCCCATATTTAGCCCAGGGCCTTGAACTTTTCCGGAGAGGTAATTATCTTCACCAACAGGTATCGTGATAATGATATCTGTCAGACGACAATAATGCTCGCACATTTTGTTTACTGACAATTAAGAGAAATATGTTGAGATAACAATTAGCTCAACCATTAAAATACATGTATTTGTAGAGAAGATACCAAATTGAAGGGTTGGGGAATGACATTTAGAAATTATGTTCTTGGTCTTGTGGAATGGCACAATTACAGGATGAGCACTCTAGCAAGAGCCCAAATCCCGGGCACAATATCTGTTATTATGCCTACACTTCCATCAAGATGCGAACACCCTTCACAACAATTTTAAAGAGGGAGGTCGGGGCAAGCAATTGACAGATATTCATGTCTAGACACTTGCATATGTTTATAATACTATAAAGTTCTAAATTCTACTGTGGTAGTTACATCGTACTACTGTGCCTCCTTTTCTTCTGCTTCAATTTAaatccttttattctttatgctCATGAGTCGGGAGGTGGGGAAGATAAGATCTGGTGGATTCCGGCTAGGAAGGGGAAGTTTGACGTGTGTTCATTCtacaacattctcatttctaaaGACAGCACCccctttccttggaagagcatttggtgTACTAAAGCCCCTCCGagggtggcttttttttttcgcttGGTCGGCTGCTTTTGGCAAGATTCTCATGCTGGACAATCTTAGAAAGAGGAATATGGTGGTGATCAATAGGTGTGGGATGTGCAAAGTGGATGAGGAGTCGATTGATCATCTGTTACTCCACTGCGAGTGTGCCCAATTTTTATGGAACGCTTTTTTTAGTCGTTTCGGTTTGGCTTGGGCTATGCCTTGTGGGGTGGTTAATCTGTTTCAGTGCTGGTGGACGGGTGGTCGTCCTCGAAGTGCCGTCGTTTGAAAAATGGCCCCTCTTTGGATCTTGCGGTGCTTATGGTCTGAACAAAATGGGAGATTTTTCGAGAATTCCGAAAGGAGCTTGGAAGATCTCTTGCACTCTTTTCTTACTACTCTTTTCACTTGAATGGCAGCTTGGCTTACCcccttagtgattagtttcGCTGATTTTCTTATTCTCTTCTCTTGTCCCCATTaggcgttctcttgtatactccttgtgtacttgggttgcgcccttAGCACGTTTTCTATAccacattacttataaaaaataaaaaaaaaagtgatcaaGTTTATTGGCCTTTATATCTTTCGCTCATCTAGTTCAAATGCTTATCCTATAGCATTTTACAGGAATCATCCCATGGTGAGTCTGCTTAAAACTTATAACTATCATGGTCAAATTAAGATTTAGCATGTTTTGTACTCAGAATAAATCTCATAATAGAATAGCTATTCTAGTTGGTGTAGTGGGTCAATTGTTTGTTGACGTTTTAGTTACAAAGAACAGCTATTCCCCTGTAAGAGCTATTCCTCACTTTTAAGGAATAACCATTCCGTCTCAAAAGGGTTGGTATAgctataaataaaaagaaatacaaaacattCAGAGACGTGCTACAATGACCTCCAGTTACccctctcaatctctcttttcTGTTACCTCTGGTAATCTGTCTCTCGGCATGGCAGCCATGGAGAAAAAGTGACATAGAACCAGCTGGTGgtgctcttctttcttttttgcttttctttgttGTCCACCTCTTTATAATCGTATCCCAGACACAATGGCTAGATCAATTCCTACCCATCATCTCCCCGGTCCTTTCCTCTTAGTGGCTGAGCACAAGCATTATTTGATGCGACACTATTAAGAGTAAAACATCTTTAGCTTGACAATACTATAGGTGTGCTACAATATGTCgtcaattatttgatttttctccATTGCTATAATCACATGAAAATGCCCTGCAGGCAGGCAAGAAACTGGAACAAAACTTGCTGAATTCTGTGCCCATGCACTTTTAGCCTTGGAGGTCCTTATACATCCCAGAGCCCTTCCACTTACGGATTTCCCCTCTGCTAGTGGTAACTCCTCTGAAGGAGTTGACCATAAATTTTCTGAAAACGTGTATTCCGGTACTCTGAAGCTCGATGGACGATTTACAAGTGACGTCCATGGGATAAGAAACAATATTCATGATTCCGACGATGATGACCTGTATCACAGCTGGCTGGAGAATGGCAAAGAAACTGAGGCTCCAGACAGCATCCCACATAACAATGCGAGGTATAATGAAGAGCCTTCTGAAACTTTAGAAGTTAGGAGTGGAGAAAACCTTCATGTGGATGGTTCATCTAGTGCAAGAATTCCAGAGAAAGTGGGGCAGGAGCCAGCAGCAGCTCGTGTAGATATGAGGAGGGGAGGCAACAATGATGAGATAATGGTTGAGGCAGAtcaattccaaacaaacatAGCACAAGCTCAGGAACCTGTGCCTTCCAAAGGTGCCATTGTTCCTGCAGAGGAGGTTGTGTCTGGGAGGTTTGTTTTAGGCATTGATGCATCTGATCATGCAGATAATGTACTTGCACCTGGGCAGGATGTCTTGGTGGCTAAAACCAATGAATTTGATACCACCAGTATGATTGCTCCGGCTACAACGTCAAATTCTGCAAAAATTACGGGCGATGCATTTGATTTGGATGGTGAGGATCCATTTCCTGAAATTTTTGATGATGAACCTGATTCTGATGATGAGgaagattagggttttggtgATATTTATCCTAGGAGTAAAAGAAAGTTTTGAGTAAAAAGGTGTACTTACATTCTGTACAAGTTAAAGGAATCCAGATTGTAAgtctaatttatttttctttttatttacaTATATAATCCAGACTGTAAGAATGCATAATTTTTGAATCATAACCAAGTACCCAGAAAAGttctatataatttatttacctgcgaattgaaaattttatgtcTTTCTTAGTAtctatttagttatttttttgtttttggttaaagtcaaaaagttctttttgactttaaaagctctatttttcaacaCAATCATAAATAAGCTCAAAATAATCTTAAAAACAgagatttgttttttaattttttaatttttttttatcaatgagATATTCAGGTCTCTTGGGACATGTGCTtggtttatttttatatgtgaaattataggaataaaaattgtagtaatGTGCACTCATGGCTAGATAGTTTGATGATAACGTAATTTATTGCACACTAGGTGACAATGAAGTGATCAACGGCCTTGAGTCCTACAACTTTTAGTTtaacttgcatttttttttatattattttattttattgtcaagTGTGAGATATTGCAAagtatattttttggaaaaatcaaatttagtctctaaatttttatttgatttcaatttagtccttcaatttttaattttgataactAGAACCTTAGTTTTCATATGATTTCAAATAGGTTCCTCTGTAATTTTATCGTTCAATTAATTAAAGACATGTCGCGTTAGACCAATCAATTAATTTCATGTGACACTCGTTTGACAAATTATGTACCAACTATACGTGacacaattattttaaattataaatatacttaaaaaaaaaaaggcatattaataaatttaaaaaaaaaaaagaaaaaaaaaaaaaagaaattgtcgGCCAACTTTGCCACATGGTACGTACAATTGACCCATAATATGTCAAACGAGAATTGTGTAACATTAATTGATTAGTCTGATGTGTTataccattaattaattgggTGATAAGTTGACATAGAGACTtatttgaaagagaaatgttttgtTCGAGGTAAGTCGGTTGAGGAATGGCTTGTGAAGCCCAGTCATTGGATTGAATCTCATCTCGCTTgcgtgtggacatgtcaaaaaaaaaaaatctgtttcatccacccttaattaaaatgaaaaaaatatatatatatatatatatatcaatatgtTAACTCAACTGAAAATGCTGAGAagatactaaatattatttctctatttaaaataaaacaataaataaaaataaaaaataaaataaaaacccttaAGAATCTAATTATTCCATATCAAAACTAGGTGAGGTTAGCAAGGTCAACGTGGGTGTGAGGTTGAGGGCAGCTAAGATTtcgccaaaaataaaaaataaaaaataaaagcatttgCCAGTGGTAGTAATTTGACTAGGAAATATTATATTGCATCGATGAATATCATtactacaaatttaatagaaaacaaaatagctctgcaatttggttttttatattttagtcaATAGAGACTGCAACAGCAATCTAATTGTTATTTTACGGCAATGGCAGTTTACTTTTCGCCGAAATTAACGTATTGCAACATGTACATATTTGACTTCAAAATATTCTTTCCCATTGGTGATTATGGATCATGGCGGGGATCGCCTATAATTTGGATTTATGTTATTATTCGTGTCCCTTACTTTTTGGCAAGGGTTTATGAGAAtgaaaaatagatatttttagtaatttgttgCTTGAATGTTAGCAATTTAGATAGTAAATATGTTGAAGCTTCTAGGAGGTTTATTTGTCTCGTCTACCATTTACTTGGACAGATAAGTCTAATATTAATAACTTTCTTATATTTACTATCTAAATTGTTAGCAATATAAAAAGCAAAATTCCTGAGATCCCGTTCCGAAATAGGAAATATGTATGGGTGATTATTGTAATTTGGTTTTCATAATTTATTGAAGATTAAAAAGGTTCATTTGGCCACATGGGTGCTCATGCATGCATGGCTACATCAAAGAAAAAGTCAGGGAACTTTTCCTTTTCATATGTTTGACTTGTAAAATGCAAGTACGGTGTTAGAAATACAGGCAGCCACTAGTCCTTCCTACTCACAACAACAAGAGTGTATATCTTCATTATACCCTTTGAACTTCTTCAAGagccgtttttttttttttttttttttttaagaaatggcAGAAGGGGTTCTCTTCAAGATTGCTGAGGGAATGATTGGGAGTTTGGGCTCCTTGGCTTTCCAAGAGATCAAACTCTTGTGGGGTGACAAAGATGAGCTGAGCAAGCTCATGAGCACGGTTTCAACAATCAAAGCTGTGCTCTTGGATGCGGTGCTCTTGGATGCGGAGGAGCAGCAGCCTGGAAACCACGCTGTTGGAGAATGGCTCATCAAACTAAATGATGCCATTTATGATGCAGATGACTTGTTCGATGATTTGTCTACTGAAGCCCTGTTGCGAGAGAAAGAGCTACGCATACGCATGTTCTTTTCCAAATCAAACCAGCTTGTCTATGACCTTAAAATGGGCCATAAGATTAAGGCGATtagagagactgagagaggtTAGATGCCATTGCAGCCGATAGGAAGTTTCACTTAAAGGAAAACCATGATTCAGAGATTACACGAGTATGCAGGAGAAATAGCTAGGGAAAGGGATAACACTCATTCTTTTGTATTTGCGGATAAAGTTATTGGTAGAGAGTGTGATAGGAACTAGGAAGGCAATTATAGAACGTCTAATGGAGTCCAACTCTGGAGAGAATGTTTCAATCCTTCCGATTGTTGGTATTGGTGGATTAGGAAAGACTGCACTAGCTCAACTCATATTCGGCgatgagaaaattgaaaagcattTTCAGCTAAAGATGTGGGTTTGTGTCTCTGATATCTTTGatgttaaaaatattgttgaaaaaatattagaatCTGCAACAAAGAGGAAACCATAAACTGTTGAAATGGATGCATTGATAAATTAAAGGGTTTAGATGAAGTCGCGTCGTGGTCATTGTTTAAGCACATGGCATTTGAGAAAGGCCAAGAGCCGGAGAATTCCAGCATTGTGACAATTGGAAAGGAGATTGTAGAAAAGTGTTCAGGTGTCCCTCTCACCCTACGAAGGATGGGATGCTCACTATACTTCAAAACTACAGAATCAAAGTGGCTATCTTTTAAGAAAAACCAACTTTCAAGGATACCTCAAAAGGAAAATGACATCTTACCAACTCTTAAGTTGAATTATGATCAGCTTCCATCACATTTGAAacattgttttgcttattgtaGTTTATTTCCAAAGGATCACACAATTTGTAAGTCAACATTGATTAATCTCTGGATAGCACAAGGGTTTATCAAGTTATTGAATCAAAACCAACGTTTCGAAGATGTTGGTCATGAGTATTTTGTGGATTTACTTTGGAGATCATTCTTTCAAGAAGCTAAAATAGATGAGTTTGGTAACATAATTGaatgcaaaatgcatgacctCATGCATGATCTTGCTAAATTAGTGGCAGGATTGTTGATCACAACATTAgaattaaataataagaaaaacatTGATGAGAAAGCTCGTCATTTATCAACTGGTTATGATCTGAATTTTTTCTTCCAAGTTCCAACTTCATTGTCTAAAGCAAGTAAGATATGAACATTTCTTTGCCCTAGTGATGAGTTTTTTGTGGGTGAACTTGATTGTGAtgcaattttttcaagtttcaacttcTTGCGTGTGTTGGATTTGCATGGAAGAAAGCTTTATTTAGTGCCAAGCTCTATCTGTAAGTTGAAGCATTTAAGATATCTTGATCTTTCTAGAAATGATATCAAGAAGTTGCCCGAGTCTATAACCGGGTTGCAAAATTTGCAAATGCAAAGGCTATCCTTCTGTTTCAGTCTTGAAGAATTGCTGAGAGATATTAGCAAATTAGTCAACCTCAGGCATCTTGAGATTGATGAGTGTAAAGCTTTGACTTATGCCATGTAGATTGGGAAAACTGACTAATCTTCTGACGTTATCAAAATTTGAGATCTATTCGGGTTCTAATCTCTCCAGACATGGTATTGGTGAATTGAAAGACCTAAATGAACTAAACAATCTGAGAGGGATTTGCATGGATTTGCATGGAAGTAAACAACATCTTCATGCTTTGCATTTAATTTGGAGTAGTTCTTAAGAAGATGTTAATGATTCGGAGGTTGTTGACAATGAAATGTTATTGGAAGGCTTCCAACCACACACAAATCTTAAAAAGCTTCATTGAATTGGCTTTTGTCGCTCACAAATCTTGTTGAATTTAGATTATTGAATTGTAAGAAATGCCAATATTTGCCACCATTGAGTCAACTACCTTCTCTTAAGTGTCTTATTTTCAGAAAGTTGGATGCTATGCAATACATATCAGATAGTGGCGATAGCAATGAgtttccttcttcttcatcgGTACCAGTAGCATTTTTTCCATCCCTCAACCTAATCGACCTTGAAGCTTGCCCTAATCTTAAAGGGTGGTGGAAGAGAAGAGATTGTTCTGTGGAGGTCAAAGGTGACAATGCTCA from Corylus avellana chromosome ca1, CavTom2PMs-1.0 encodes the following:
- the LOC132171138 gene encoding putative disease resistance protein RGA4, which gives rise to MAEGVLFKIAEGMIGSLGSLAFQEIKLLWGDKDELSKLMSTVSTIKAVLLDAVLLDAEEQQPGNHAVGEWLIKLNDAIYDADDLFDDLSTEALLREKELRIRMFFSKSNQLVYDLKMGHKIKAIRETERESVIGTRKAIIERLMESNSGENVSILPIVGIGGLGKTALAQLIFGDEKIEKHFQLKMWGLDEVASWSLFKHMAFEKGQEPENSSIVTIGKEIVEKNDIKKLPESITGLQNLQMQRLSFCFSLEELLRDISKLVNLRHLEIDECKALTYAM